One Ilumatobacter coccineus YM16-304 genomic window, CGAGAAGAACCATTCGCATTCGACGTTGAACCCGTTGGCGGCCTACACGAAGGCGATGTCGCTGGAGCAGATCATGGGCGACATGATGATCGCCTACCCGAACACGCGGCCGATGTGTTCGGCCAACTGTGACGGTGCCGCCGCTGCGGTGGTGGTGAGCGGCGAGAAGCTGCGCACGCTGTCGCTCGAACAGCAGCGTCGGGCGATCAAGGTGTCGGCGTCGATCCTCACGTCCGATCCGTACGAGGAGGCGTGCCAGGTGCTTCCGAACGTCAACACGCTGACCCGCAACGCCGCGAAGCAGGCGTACGAACTGTCGGGCGTGGGCCCGGCCGACATGGATCTCGTGGAGTTGCACGACTGCTTCGCCACCGCCGAGCTCGTCCACTACGACAACCTGATGTTGTGCGAGGAGGGCGGAGCGGTCGACTTCTTCAACTCGGGTGCGACCTGGCGTGACGGTTCGACGCCGGTCAACGTGTCGGGCGGGTTGCAGTCGAAGGGTCACCCGATCTCGGCGACCGGTATCGCCAACATCTGGGAGGTGTGCCATCACCTGCGTGGTGAGGCCGGTCCTCGTCAGATCGAGGGCGCCAAGGTCGGCATGGCGCACGTGATCGGACTCGGCTCGGCCTGCGGCATCCACGTCCTCGAGAAGTCGGGCCTCGGCTCGGCCGCCTGACCCGACCTGGTCATCTCCATCCCGGATGGAAATGACCAAGTTGATTACATCGCTCCGGGAGCGATGTAATCAACTTCAGCTACGGAGCGTGAGGGCGCCGTCGACGACGAAGATCTCGCCGCTGGTGTACTTGTTGCGCAGCAGTGCGAGCACGGCTTCGGCGCAGTCGTCGGCGGTCGCCGAGCGTGGGATCGCCGCCATCTTGGCCACGGCGGCGTGCATCTCGTCCCAGTCGGCGGTCCACGGCGTCGCTACCAGGCCAGGAGCCACGGCGTTGACGCGGATCGGGCCATACGACTTCGCGAGCAACTGCGTCATCTGGTTGAGCGCTGCTTTCGACATCGAGTAGGCCATCGATGATCCGACGGGGCGGACACCGGCGATCGAGGTGATGTTCACGATGGCCGGATCGTCGGACTCGAACAGGTGCGGGATCGCACGCTTCGTGAGCCACCACGTACCGAACACGTTGACGTCGAAGGTCTTCTGGAAGATCTCGTCGGTCAGGTCGTCGAGCTTGTCGTGCGGAACCGAGGTGGTCCACCCGGCGTTGTTGATCAAGAAGTCGAGTTGGCCGTACTTCTCGATGGTCTGATCGATCAGCGCGTGGCCTTGTTCCTGGTCGGAGATGTCGGCCTGGATGTAGGTCGATTCACCGGGGAGTTGGTCGGAGATCAACTGCCCGGCTTCGACCGACGTCGCCGAGTTCACCACGACGGTTGCGCCGAGGGCGGAGAGCCGACGGGCGGTCTCTTCGCCGATGCCACTCGATGATCCCGTGACGATCGCTACCCGGTTCGCGAACTCTGTTTCACTCATGCAGGAGAACGTAGTGAGATGATGGGGCATGGCTGTCATCGATCACCTCGTGTACGCGGTATCAGATCTCGATGCCAGCATCGACTGGTTCGAGTTGACGACCGGTGTCCGACCGGCGATCGGGGGCTCGCACCCGAACCGCGGGACGCGCAATGCCCTCGCCTCGTTCGGTGACTCCTACCTCGAGATCATCGGTCCCGACCCACGACAGCCCGAACCCGAGTCCGGGAGACCGTTCGGCGTGGTTCTCGACATGGAGCCGAGGCTCGTCACGTTCGCTGTCCGCCCCGGGCGTGGCGAGACGATCGAGTCGCTCGCGGCTGCGGCGGCCTACTCGGGCTCCGACCCCGGCGACATCGTCAGCATGAACCGCACTCCCCCAGGCGGCGACACGTTGCGGTGGCGTCTCACGCTTCCGCCGCTGACGCACGATGGCGTGATCCCGTTTCTGATCGACTGGGGCGACACCACCCATCCGGCCGACACGGCACCGTCCGGGCTGCGACTCGAGCGTCTGGACGGCGCCACCGCCGACATCGCCACCGTCAGATCGGTGCTCACCGCGCTCGCTCTCGACCTTCCGGTCACCGAGGGCGACTCGGGTCTCACCGCCACGATCGCCACCCCGCAGGGCGATCTCGTTCTCACCTGATCTCTCGGTGCGCGCGTCCGTGCACCTGTCCAGATCCAACGAGCTGAGCCGACCGTGACGCGGCCGATCGAAGAATCCCGTCCGTACGGGCAACCTTTCGAGCATCTCGTACGTCCTCCAAGCGTGCAGGCCCCCGAGGACTACGTCGCTCGCTTCGACGAGATGTTCGGTGTGGCCTACCGCGCCGCCTATGCCGTGCTCGGCGAGCGCGGCGACGCCGAGGACTGTGCTCAAGACACGTTGGCGAAGGCGCTGGTCCGGTGGCACCGCGTGGGGCATCACCCGATCCCGTGGACGGCGCGGGTCGCCACCAACGCGGCGATCGATCGGTGGCGTAGACGCAGCCGGACGCTGAGGGGAAGTTGGCCCGACGACGAGATCATCCGATTCGGCGATCCTTCGCTGACCGACCCGACGCATCCGCTCGCCATCGTCCGGCAGCGCAACGATCTGGTCCGTGCGTTGCGCGCACTCCCCCGCCGTCAGCGCGAGGCGGTGGTACTGAGACATCTGCTCGATCTCTCCGAAGCCGACACGGCGACCGCGTTGAAGTGCTCGCCCGGCACGGTCAAGAGCGCGACATCTCGAGGGCTGGCGAAGCTGCGTGAACTCCTCGACGATCCAACCGCCTTCGATCTGAACCCGACCACGAGTTGAGAGGAACGGACATGTTCGACGAACTCCACGACGCCTCGCCCCCGTCCGCAAACAGCCATCACTTCGCCGCTGTGGCGGAACGAGCGAACGCTATGCGACGGCGCCGACGCACGATCGTCGGCGCGGTCAGCGCGGTCGCCTTGGTTGCCGGAGGAGTCGTCGTCGCCACCGCGATCGGACGCGACCGGGACAACGAGCGCATCGCCACGTTCGATGCAGCGTCCGACCCAACGGCGCCCGTTGTCGACACGCCGCTGTCGCTCCCGGCATCGACCACCCCCGACCAGCCTGCGACCACGGTCGCGCCGTCGACACAACCATCGACGACCATTCAGGCGCCGACGACCACCGTCGTGGATGGCGGCGTCTCGCCCATCGTCGGCGAGTCGATCCCACTCGAATGCGGCGGCTTCCGAGTGTGCACGTTCGATCATCTCGCCGACGGTCGTTTGGTGCAGATCGGCAACGACGGCGGCGAGGCTGGCCCGCCGACTTTCACGATCTACGACGACACTGCGACCTCGGTCGACGCCACTGGACTCCTCGGCAATTTCGATGCAAGCAGCGCGTTCCTGGTCGATGTGGGCCCGGGCGACATCGCGTACGTCTGGTACACCCGACGCGATGAGAGCGAGACGGCTCGCATGGGAGCGTTCGAGATCACGGGCTCCGAGGCCGGTCGCCAGATCATCGAGTTCGATGTCGGCCTCGACTTCTCGGGCGACACCGAACAGGTGCCGACGCGTGACGGGTTCGTTCAAGTCGGTTGCTGCGGTCCCGACACGGTCCGGCCGGCACCTGACGCCGAGGTCGTGATCCCGTGGGTCGACCGGGACGGCAACGAGATCACCAACGACGACGACACGTTCTTCAGCACCAAGTTCATCGACCAGACGTTGACCATCACGGCACAGCGCGGCGACGACACCCGGTCGTGGGCGTTCCCCGACCGCGAGGCCGGACCGCGAGGCATGCCACTGCTGTACGAACTCGCCGACGGCCGAGTGCTCTACGACTTCGAACCGCTCCACAGCGGCGGAGACTCGTCCTTGCCGATCTATCTCGATCCCGATGGCACGGTCGATGTCGGCCAGTCACCCGGCAGCATCCTGCACGTCCTGCCCGACGGCCGGGCCGTACTTCGAGACCTCGAGGACCAGGCCTACGCCCTCGCCGAACTCGCCGAACCGGCAGCAGACGAGACCGATCCGATCTCGCCGCACCCCGAGTCGGAGGCTGCGACCAACGAGTCGACTCGTCCACTCGTGGCGATCACCACCGATGGCGATGCGGTGTTCTTCGACGCCGACGATGCCAACCCGACGTTGATCTTCGACGGTCCGGCGGTGGCCGAGTCGACGATCGGCGACGGCCCGAACGGGGCGCACCGCGTCGCCTACTCGCTGGCCGAGGACCGTGTCGTGCTGAGTCGCTGCTGCTCCCCCATCGTCGGCCAGATCGTGACCTCCCCGATCGACGACCTTCCAATGCCCGCCGACATCGTGCCGCCCACCGATCAGATGGGTGAACCCGATCTCGTCTTCGACGGCTACGGATACGCCCCCGCTCTGAACCTCGACGGTTCGATGAGCGCCTCGATCGTCGGCGACGGCCGCGCCGTGGTCGTGATCGATGCAGCGACCGACAGGTTCACCAACCTGAGGATGCCCGCCGAAGCCGGCGACCTCCAGGATCTCGTTTGGATCGACGACGATTCGATCGCGGCGATCGGCCGGGCCGGCAGCGTGTGGATGTTGTCGACACTCGACCACACCGAAGGTGTGTTGACCATCGAGTCCAGCCTGCCATTCGGCCTCACCAACGATTTCGACGACCTGGTGTTCGCCGGTGTCGCCCGAGACGGTGAGATCGCCGTGCACGAGGTCGGCACCGACACCGTGCTGAGCGGCACGATCGACGACTACGGCAACAACAACGGCGACGAAGCCGGCAGCTCGCTGGAGGTGATCACGCTTCCCGGCGTGACGACCTCAGCCTGGTTCTTCGACCCGGGTCAACTCATCTGGGTCGACACCGCTGGCACCCTCCGCGTCGGCGACCGCGTCATCGCCGGCACGTACACCTGGGCCCGCCGCTGACGCTCGACCTGTCGCGGCATGTTCGATGCCGCGCCGATCACGCCGTCCCGGTCGGAGCGTTTCCGGTCAGAGCGTCGGCGCCGGCCAGGCGTTGCTGGATGAGACACCGGAGCCATCGTCGTCGTCACGGCGTCGGCGGCTGACCGCCCACAGCGCCAGACCGACGAGGAGCAGAC contains:
- a CDS encoding thiolase family protein gives rise to the protein MIMDIFILGINMTKFGKHFDKDVVDLGAEAMMAALADGGVSMADIGILAAGNLMGSGGIGQELQKQVGQTGIPVYNVSNACATGATALRTAIMAIKAGECDMGLAVGVEKLAGAGLLGGGGNASASEKHEWEPKGRVGAVTGVDGRIGSATMPALFAQIGTEYDHKYGGEGSRADFELFARISEKNHSHSTLNPLAAYTKAMSLEQIMGDMMIAYPNTRPMCSANCDGAAAAVVVSGEKLRTLSLEQQRRAIKVSASILTSDPYEEACQVLPNVNTLTRNAAKQAYELSGVGPADMDLVELHDCFATAELVHYDNLMLCEEGGAVDFFNSGATWRDGSTPVNVSGGLQSKGHPISATGIANIWEVCHHLRGEAGPRQIEGAKVGMAHVIGLGSACGIHVLEKSGLGSAA
- a CDS encoding SDR family NAD(P)-dependent oxidoreductase, whose product is MSETEFANRVAIVTGSSSGIGEETARRLSALGATVVVNSATSVEAGQLISDQLPGESTYIQADISDQEQGHALIDQTIEKYGQLDFLINNAGWTTSVPHDKLDDLTDEIFQKTFDVNVFGTWWLTKRAIPHLFESDDPAIVNITSIAGVRPVGSSMAYSMSKAALNQMTQLLAKSYGPIRVNAVAPGLVATPWTADWDEMHAAVAKMAAIPRSATADDCAEAVLALLRNKYTSGEIFVVDGALTLRS
- a CDS encoding VOC family protein; amino-acid sequence: MAVIDHLVYAVSDLDASIDWFELTTGVRPAIGGSHPNRGTRNALASFGDSYLEIIGPDPRQPEPESGRPFGVVLDMEPRLVTFAVRPGRGETIESLAAAAAYSGSDPGDIVSMNRTPPGGDTLRWRLTLPPLTHDGVIPFLIDWGDTTHPADTAPSGLRLERLDGATADIATVRSVLTALALDLPVTEGDSGLTATIATPQGDLVLT
- a CDS encoding SigE family RNA polymerase sigma factor, which encodes MQAPEDYVARFDEMFGVAYRAAYAVLGERGDAEDCAQDTLAKALVRWHRVGHHPIPWTARVATNAAIDRWRRRSRTLRGSWPDDEIIRFGDPSLTDPTHPLAIVRQRNDLVRALRALPRRQREAVVLRHLLDLSEADTATALKCSPGTVKSATSRGLAKLRELLDDPTAFDLNPTTS